One window of the Granulicella arctica genome contains the following:
- a CDS encoding PLP-dependent cysteine synthase family protein: MSENIVDLVGQTPMVRLNHVVPSGAAEVWVKLEFLNPGGSIKDRAALGIVLDAERRGVLRPGGTIVEATAGNTGIGLALIGVNRGYAVMLFVPEGFAEEKCILMRGLGATVVRTPEAEGMAGAIRQALVFERETTGAFAALQFENPANPDFHQATTAVEIWEQMDGRVDAWVSGVGSAGTFTGIARFFKAQEREILTVAVEPQGSVLQGGVPGTHKVEGIGVSFIPATFDRSVCDRVVMIHDEPAFAMVKRLAAEEGIFAGSSAGAMVAAAVAIAAELGSGKRVVTVIPDSAERYLSKGVLS, encoded by the coding sequence GTGAGCGAAAATATAGTTGATTTAGTTGGGCAGACACCGATGGTGCGGCTGAACCACGTGGTGCCTTCGGGCGCAGCGGAGGTGTGGGTCAAACTTGAGTTCCTGAACCCTGGTGGGAGCATTAAGGATCGTGCCGCGCTTGGGATTGTGCTCGATGCGGAGCGGCGCGGCGTGCTGCGGCCCGGCGGGACGATTGTTGAGGCTACGGCGGGGAATACCGGGATCGGCCTGGCGCTGATTGGGGTAAATCGCGGCTATGCGGTGATGCTGTTTGTGCCTGAGGGGTTCGCAGAGGAGAAATGCATCCTGATGCGTGGGCTGGGCGCTACGGTGGTGCGCACGCCTGAAGCCGAGGGGATGGCAGGAGCGATTCGGCAAGCGCTGGTGTTCGAGCGTGAGACGACAGGCGCGTTTGCGGCGCTGCAGTTTGAGAACCCTGCTAATCCTGACTTTCATCAAGCGACAACGGCGGTAGAGATCTGGGAACAGATGGACGGTCGGGTAGATGCGTGGGTGAGCGGCGTGGGATCGGCCGGAACGTTTACGGGGATTGCCCGCTTTTTCAAGGCGCAGGAGCGAGAGATTCTGACTGTGGCTGTGGAGCCGCAGGGGAGTGTGTTGCAGGGCGGTGTGCCGGGAACGCACAAGGTTGAGGGGATTGGGGTGTCGTTTATACCGGCGACGTTTGATCGATCGGTCTGCGACCGGGTGGTGATGATCCACGATGAACCGGCGTTTGCGATGGTGAAGCGGCTGGCGGCAGAGGAGGGCATCTTCGCTGGGTCTAGTGCAGGAGCGATGGTGGCAGCGGCGGTTGCAATTGCGGCGGAGCTTGGCTCCGGTAAGCGGGTGGTGACGGTTATTCCGGATTCAGCAGAGCGGTATCTATCGAAAG
- a CDS encoding VWA domain-containing protein, whose product MHLRSKGYWPRAAGWVGLFLLMPIVGAANLQAQQSPKQVPNLTVDRDPIASPDPDVPVKSGDTAAQAAAANIGKGANGKYTLREDAYEVRLDATVLDGSGRSVQTLNKEDFHVYEDGVPQVIAGFRHEDLPVSLGILIDSSGSMYDKRAAVDQASLDFVKLSNPEDEAFLVDFSWEAFIDQDFTNDPAKLQQGLSYIKSSGGTAIYDALVASADYLTKNAKHPKQVLLIVTDGEDNASSASLEQAIRRIQDLDGPVIYCVGLLFGQDTDKRESRHARRVLETLSEQTGGAAYFPRSLKEIDPIAAEVAQDIRTQYTIAYHSTKSPTLGGYREVHVEAKSKAFSHLTVRTRSGYFPKIDNKDSGAGQGLSAPGKRP is encoded by the coding sequence ATGCACCTTCGCAGTAAAGGCTACTGGCCGCGGGCCGCCGGATGGGTTGGATTGTTTCTGCTGATGCCGATAGTCGGCGCAGCGAATCTTCAGGCGCAACAGAGCCCGAAGCAGGTGCCGAATCTGACGGTGGATCGCGACCCGATCGCGTCTCCTGACCCTGATGTTCCGGTGAAGTCGGGTGATACGGCTGCACAGGCTGCGGCTGCAAACATCGGCAAGGGTGCCAATGGGAAGTACACCCTGCGCGAGGACGCGTATGAGGTCCGGCTTGATGCGACGGTGCTGGATGGAAGCGGACGCTCCGTTCAGACGCTGAATAAAGAAGACTTCCACGTATATGAGGACGGTGTTCCGCAGGTGATTGCGGGCTTCCGGCATGAGGATCTGCCGGTGTCGCTGGGGATCCTGATCGATAGTTCAGGGTCGATGTACGACAAGCGGGCGGCGGTCGATCAGGCTTCGCTGGATTTCGTGAAGCTGTCGAATCCTGAGGACGAGGCGTTCCTGGTGGATTTTAGTTGGGAGGCTTTCATCGATCAGGACTTTACGAACGATCCGGCGAAGCTGCAGCAGGGTTTGAGCTACATCAAATCCAGCGGTGGAACGGCAATCTATGACGCGCTGGTGGCCTCGGCTGATTATCTGACGAAGAACGCCAAACATCCGAAGCAGGTGCTGTTGATTGTGACGGACGGTGAGGATAACGCTTCAAGTGCGTCGCTTGAGCAGGCGATTCGCAGGATTCAGGATCTGGATGGGCCGGTGATCTACTGCGTCGGGCTGCTGTTTGGGCAGGATACGGATAAACGCGAGTCGCGGCATGCGCGGCGGGTGCTTGAGACGCTGTCGGAGCAGACGGGCGGGGCTGCTTACTTTCCGCGGTCGCTGAAGGAGATTGATCCGATTGCCGCAGAGGTAGCGCAGGACATTCGGACGCAGTACACGATTGCGTATCATTCGACGAAGTCGCCGACGCTGGGTGGGTACCGCGAGGTGCATGTCGAGGCGAAGTCGAAGGCGTTCAGCCATCTGACGGTGCGAACGCGGAGTGGATATTTCCCGAAGATCGACAACAAGGATAGCGGTGCGGGTCAGGGCCTGAGCGCTCCCGGGAAACGGCCTTGA
- a CDS encoding VWA domain-containing protein produces the protein MRCLLLAMLCVGWCRAQENPLGQVHTQAPPPPVKSPEDSKPVVSGANNAASQGTSRRDARIRVDVNLVLVPATVTDQMNRLVTGLEKENFYIYDKDVLQTIKSFSTDDAPVTIGIVFDLSGSMSSKFARARKALSEFLRTSNPQDEFFVIGFNDRPAVIVDYTSDIDDVEARMVMLKPENRTALIDAIYLGVNKLRQAKYERKALLIISDGGDNRSRYTESELRRVVRESDVQLYSIGIFDAYAPTTEEQTGPLLLTEICEMTGGRMFRVSDLNDLGDIASRISAELRNEYVIGFRPSEVKQDGNWRKLKIRLVPPPGLPPLTVHNRQGYYAPSQ, from the coding sequence ATGAGGTGTCTGCTGCTGGCCATGTTGTGTGTTGGGTGGTGCAGGGCGCAGGAGAACCCGCTCGGACAGGTGCATACGCAGGCGCCTCCTCCGCCGGTGAAGTCCCCAGAAGACTCAAAGCCGGTGGTGAGTGGGGCGAATAACGCAGCTTCGCAGGGAACATCACGAAGGGATGCGCGAATCCGGGTGGATGTGAACCTGGTGCTGGTCCCGGCCACGGTGACGGATCAGATGAACCGCCTGGTGACGGGGCTGGAGAAGGAAAATTTTTATATCTATGACAAGGACGTGCTGCAGACGATCAAGAGCTTCTCGACGGATGATGCGCCGGTGACGATTGGAATCGTCTTCGACCTGAGCGGGAGTATGTCTTCCAAGTTTGCGCGGGCACGAAAGGCGTTGAGTGAGTTTCTGCGGACATCCAACCCGCAGGATGAGTTTTTCGTGATTGGCTTCAACGATCGGCCGGCAGTGATTGTGGACTATACCTCCGATATCGACGATGTCGAGGCGCGGATGGTGATGCTGAAACCAGAGAATCGGACGGCGTTGATCGATGCGATCTATCTCGGGGTCAATAAGCTACGGCAGGCGAAGTATGAGCGGAAGGCGCTGCTGATTATCTCGGATGGGGGTGATAATCGCAGCCGGTATACGGAGAGCGAGTTGCGGCGGGTGGTTCGGGAGAGCGATGTGCAGCTCTACTCGATCGGCATCTTTGACGCGTATGCCCCTACTACAGAGGAGCAGACGGGACCGCTGCTGCTGACGGAGATCTGCGAGATGACGGGTGGGCGCATGTTCCGGGTGTCAGATTTGAACGATCTGGGGGATATCGCGTCGCGAATCAGTGCGGAGCTGCGGAACGAATATGTGATCGGCTTTCGACCCTCGGAGGTGAAGCAGGACGGCAACTGGCGTAAATTGAAGATACGATTGGTGCCGCCGCCGGGGCTGCCTCCGCTAACGGTGCACAATCGCCAGGGGTACTATGCACCTTCGCAGTAA
- a CDS encoding DUF1015 domain-containing protein, with translation MARIYPFRALRYDPARVPMGDVVTQPYDKISPEMQQRYYDASPYNLIRVILGKKDPADTEESSVYTRAAESLTAWRKDRILLEEAEPALYGYAQTYKVPGTEEIRERRGFIALGHLYDYADKVVYRHEQTFPKHKSDRMSLFKATRTYCEQIYMLYSDPAFTAEKLIFGAGKNGTDTTPADLAITDEYGVVHRVWKLTDPTLINLIVTAMADKKLIIADGHHRYETSVAYAKERSAQLRLPLGQPRDEDEKLSPGHLPVPAFPEAAMMMTFVNMDAPGITILPTHRVVFGLDQFDTEAFLTRAEEFFDIEPLVTADLEPLVVSGAVAFIAVARDGNHLLKAKPAAIAAALKDISPRQAQLDVVQLHRIVLERLVGLTAASITNAENIRYVREAEDAVAQVRSSAANIAFFIRPVTLDQLRDISLSGDVMPQKSTDFYPKLLSGLAIYALD, from the coding sequence ATGGCCCGCATCTACCCCTTCCGCGCACTCCGCTACGATCCCGCTCGCGTCCCCATGGGGGATGTCGTCACCCAGCCCTACGACAAGATCTCCCCCGAGATGCAGCAGCGTTACTACGATGCCAGCCCCTACAACCTCATCCGCGTCATCCTCGGCAAGAAGGACCCTGCCGACACCGAAGAGTCAAGCGTCTACACCCGCGCCGCCGAGTCCCTCACCGCCTGGCGCAAAGACCGCATCCTCCTCGAAGAAGCCGAGCCCGCCCTCTACGGTTACGCCCAGACCTACAAGGTTCCCGGCACAGAAGAGATTCGCGAGCGCCGCGGCTTCATCGCCCTCGGTCACCTCTACGACTACGCCGACAAGGTCGTCTATCGCCACGAGCAGACCTTCCCCAAGCACAAATCCGATCGCATGAGCCTCTTCAAGGCCACTCGCACCTACTGCGAACAGATCTACATGCTCTACTCCGACCCCGCCTTCACCGCCGAAAAGCTTATCTTCGGCGCCGGTAAGAACGGCACAGACACCACCCCCGCCGACCTCGCCATCACCGACGAGTACGGTGTAGTCCACCGCGTCTGGAAGCTCACCGACCCCACCCTCATCAACCTCATCGTCACCGCCATGGCCGACAAGAAGCTCATCATTGCCGACGGCCATCACCGCTACGAGACCTCGGTTGCCTACGCCAAAGAGCGCTCCGCCCAACTACGCCTTCCCCTCGGTCAGCCTCGCGACGAGGATGAGAAGCTGAGCCCCGGCCATCTCCCCGTCCCCGCCTTTCCCGAGGCTGCCATGATGATGACCTTCGTCAACATGGACGCCCCCGGCATCACCATCCTTCCCACCCATCGCGTAGTCTTTGGGCTGGACCAATTCGACACCGAGGCCTTCCTCACCCGCGCCGAGGAGTTCTTCGACATCGAACCCCTCGTCACCGCAGACCTCGAACCGCTCGTCGTCTCAGGTGCCGTGGCCTTCATCGCCGTAGCTCGCGACGGCAACCACCTCCTCAAGGCCAAACCCGCAGCCATCGCCGCAGCTCTCAAGGACATCTCTCCCCGCCAGGCCCAGCTTGACGTCGTCCAGCTCCACCGCATCGTTCTCGAGCGCCTCGTCGGCCTCACTGCCGCGTCCATCACCAACGCCGAGAACATCCGCTACGTCCGCGAAGCCGAAGATGCCGTGGCGCAGGTGCGTTCCAGCGCAGCCAACATCGCCTTCTTCATCCGCCCCGTCACCCTCGACCAGCTCCGCGACATCTCTCTCTCCGGAGACGTCATGCCCCAGAAGTCCACCGACTTCTACCCCAAACTCCTGAGCGGCCTCGCCATCTACGCCCTCGATTAA
- a CDS encoding N-acetylmuramoyl-L-alanine amidase family protein has protein sequence MTPTRQIRRLTLTLLLGVATGLAQTAPATPYMNRNLIVLDPAHGNQDSGATINNQPEKEITLAFATTLKTLLTAKGFTVVSTREAELPAVLTTDQRAGTANHLRPVACIVLHATSTGDGVHIFTSSLPATSDPYEPAAQISWESAQTTYLAQSQHLANDLGLALVRTKVPAVLIRTALRPLDNLTCPAVAIELAPLKNGNHRPADEAYQQRVADTLAAALLTWRDLINPRPAPKAAPTPAAGATP, from the coding sequence TTGACCCCCACCCGCCAAATCCGTCGCCTCACGCTGACACTCCTCCTCGGAGTAGCGACCGGCCTCGCCCAAACCGCTCCCGCAACCCCATACATGAACCGCAACCTCATCGTCCTCGACCCGGCCCACGGCAATCAGGATAGCGGCGCAACCATCAACAACCAGCCTGAAAAAGAAATAACCCTGGCCTTCGCCACGACTCTGAAGACCCTCCTCACCGCCAAGGGCTTCACCGTAGTCAGCACCCGCGAAGCAGAACTCCCCGCCGTCCTCACCACGGACCAGCGCGCCGGCACCGCCAATCATCTGCGTCCGGTCGCCTGCATCGTCCTTCACGCCACCAGCACTGGTGACGGCGTCCATATCTTCACCTCATCGCTCCCGGCTACCAGCGACCCCTACGAGCCAGCCGCCCAAATCTCCTGGGAGTCTGCCCAGACGACCTATCTCGCCCAAAGTCAGCACCTCGCCAACGATCTTGGCCTGGCACTCGTCCGCACCAAAGTTCCCGCCGTCCTCATTCGCACCGCCCTCCGTCCGCTCGATAACCTGACCTGCCCGGCCGTAGCAATCGAACTGGCTCCGCTCAAAAACGGCAACCATAGACCGGCCGACGAGGCCTACCAGCAGCGCGTAGCCGATACCCTCGCCGCCGCTCTCCTCACTTGGCGCGATCTCATCAACCCGCGCCCTGCTCCTAAGGCTGCCCCCACCCCCGCAGCGGGAGCCACGCCATGA
- a CDS encoding GerMN domain-containing protein, whose product MIPRYQRNTFYTLCVLIILMAAFTIRERQKSHDRIAAATEALPYIEPVNAQTESVTLDLANDANGSIISGLRDTALPQEPSSRAHALLDRLFAEYAQPNSPHPIRASQNGQVVDDVFLLKLPIATQPSATFIPSGLLAVVNLRAAFVDAHPSGVTVENLTIQSIIGTLHANLPDITEIRFLVDGQPRETLAGHADLTHTYPAVDTAATSLQPTQPAELPHP is encoded by the coding sequence ATGATCCCCCGCTACCAGCGCAACACCTTCTACACTCTTTGCGTCCTCATCATCCTCATGGCCGCCTTCACGATTCGCGAGCGTCAGAAATCTCACGACCGCATTGCCGCCGCTACCGAAGCCCTACCCTACATTGAGCCCGTCAACGCCCAGACCGAGTCCGTCACCCTCGACCTCGCCAACGACGCTAATGGGTCAATCATCTCCGGACTCCGTGACACCGCCCTCCCGCAGGAGCCTTCCTCGCGCGCCCACGCCCTCCTCGATCGTCTCTTCGCCGAGTACGCCCAGCCCAACTCGCCCCACCCCATCCGCGCCAGTCAGAATGGCCAGGTAGTCGACGACGTTTTTCTTCTCAAGCTCCCCATCGCCACCCAGCCCTCCGCGACCTTCATCCCCTCCGGTCTTCTCGCCGTCGTCAATCTCCGCGCAGCCTTCGTGGATGCCCACCCCTCCGGCGTCACCGTGGAGAACCTGACCATCCAGTCCATCATCGGCACTCTCCACGCCAACCTTCCCGACATTACCGAGATCCGTTTCCTCGTCGACGGCCAGCCTCGCGAAACCCTCGCCGGACACGCCGACCTTACCCACACCTATCCCGCCGTCGACACCGCCGCTACCTCCCTTCAGCCCACGCAGCCAGCAGAACTTCCGCACCCATGA
- the murI gene encoding glutamate racemase produces MSLSENLTIGVFDSGFGGLTVLRALLPLIPGAHYIYLGDTARLPYGSKSQATIARYAVESAQFLVARGADMLVIACNTATALALPEIIASVPVPLVGVIEPVVQMAHYGRQNTQVLVLATQATVHSHAYLHACERRDLLATEKACPLLVPLVEEGWIDHPVTRDVLRIYLSEALQLCSPSAVLLGCTHYPLLVSPIEQTLLELNSNAVLIDSARATAEAAAAMAASLQKPSSTHQPVTFEFYATDSIEKFQNLGSRFLGQPLNEVKLLDLGG; encoded by the coding sequence ATGAGCCTCTCGGAAAACCTCACCATCGGCGTCTTTGACTCCGGCTTCGGCGGCCTCACCGTCCTTCGTGCTCTCCTCCCGCTCATCCCCGGAGCCCACTACATCTACCTGGGCGACACCGCCCGTCTCCCCTACGGCTCAAAGTCGCAGGCGACCATCGCACGATACGCCGTCGAAAGCGCACAGTTCCTCGTCGCCAGGGGTGCGGACATGCTCGTCATCGCCTGCAACACCGCCACCGCCCTTGCTCTACCAGAGATCATCGCCTCCGTGCCAGTCCCGCTTGTCGGCGTCATCGAACCCGTCGTCCAGATGGCGCACTACGGTCGTCAGAATACCCAGGTCCTCGTGCTCGCCACTCAGGCGACGGTCCATTCGCACGCCTACCTGCACGCATGCGAACGACGCGATCTTCTGGCGACCGAGAAAGCCTGCCCCCTCCTCGTGCCGCTCGTGGAAGAGGGTTGGATTGACCATCCGGTCACGCGGGATGTCCTCCGCATCTACCTGTCAGAGGCCCTGCAGCTCTGTTCACCCTCTGCCGTCCTCCTCGGATGCACCCACTATCCACTACTGGTCTCACCCATCGAGCAGACGCTTCTGGAACTCAATTCGAACGCCGTTCTCATCGACTCCGCAAGAGCTACTGCAGAAGCAGCCGCAGCCATGGCAGCCTCACTGCAAAAGCCGTCGTCCACCCACCAGCCCGTCACCTTCGAGTTCTACGCGACCGACTCCATAGAAAAATTCCAGAATCTCGGCAGTCGCTTCCTGGGTCAACCCCTGAACGAGGTTAAGCTCCTTGACCTCGGCGGTTAG
- a CDS encoding EVE domain-containing protein yields the protein MPYLLKTEPNKYSYDDLERDGETTWDGISNNQALLYLRGMKKGEKLVIYHSNIGKAAVGTARVVSVDATDPKAPNVRIKAVKRLKIQKQLADIRTAAVFHGSIMFRQFRLSVVPITDEQYDWLTLT from the coding sequence ATGCCCTATCTCCTCAAGACAGAACCAAACAAATACTCCTACGATGACCTCGAGCGAGACGGCGAGACCACCTGGGACGGTATCTCCAACAATCAGGCCCTGCTCTATCTTCGCGGCATGAAGAAGGGCGAAAAGCTCGTCATCTATCACTCCAACATCGGCAAAGCCGCCGTCGGCACCGCCAGGGTAGTCTCCGTCGACGCCACCGACCCCAAAGCCCCAAACGTCCGCATCAAGGCCGTCAAGCGCCTGAAAATACAGAAGCAGCTGGCCGACATCCGCACCGCAGCCGTCTTCCATGGCTCCATCATGTTCCGCCAGTTCCGCCTCTCCGTCGTCCCCATCACCGACGAGCAGTACGACTGGCTCACCCTCACTTAG
- a CDS encoding enoyl-ACP reductase FabI, with product MIDLKGKVAVVFGLANKRSIAWAIAQKLSDAGASLAICYQSERLQRDAEELAADLPDTKTFRCDVSLDTDIDTVFEQLKAEYGKLDIIVHSIGFAPNIKNDVLHTTREDFRVAHDISAYSLIALARAAEPLMTEGGAILTLTYYGSTKVFPNYNIMGVAKAALEAAVRSLAVDLGTKKIRVNAISAGPIKTLAARGIGDFSKILNAVEERGPLHRNVDAAEVGNTALFLVSDLASGITGEVTFVDCGYNITGL from the coding sequence ATGATCGATCTCAAAGGCAAAGTAGCCGTAGTCTTCGGCCTCGCCAACAAGCGCAGCATCGCCTGGGCCATCGCCCAGAAGCTCTCCGACGCCGGAGCCTCCCTCGCCATCTGCTACCAGAGCGAACGCCTCCAGCGCGACGCCGAAGAGCTCGCCGCCGACCTTCCCGACACCAAAACCTTCCGCTGCGACGTCTCCCTCGACACCGACATCGACACCGTCTTCGAGCAGCTAAAGGCCGAATACGGCAAGCTCGACATCATCGTCCACTCCATCGGCTTCGCCCCGAACATCAAGAACGATGTCCTCCACACCACCCGTGAGGACTTCCGTGTCGCGCACGACATCAGCGCCTACTCGCTTATCGCCCTCGCCCGCGCAGCCGAGCCTCTCATGACCGAGGGCGGTGCCATTCTCACCCTGACGTACTATGGCTCGACGAAAGTCTTCCCTAACTACAACATCATGGGCGTCGCCAAAGCCGCACTCGAAGCCGCCGTCCGCTCGCTCGCCGTCGACCTGGGCACGAAGAAGATTCGCGTCAACGCCATCTCAGCCGGCCCCATCAAAACCCTCGCCGCCCGCGGCATCGGTGACTTCAGCAAAATCCTCAACGCTGTCGAAGAGCGCGGCCCCCTCCATCGCAACGTCGACGCAGCCGAAGTCGGCAATACCGCACTCTTTCTCGTCTCCGATCTCGCCAGCGGCATCACCGGCGAGGTCACCTTCGTCGACTGTGGCTACAACATCACAGGCCTATAA
- a CDS encoding DinB family protein — MPLYDLLLPEFDDEIRNTRKVLERLPLEMADYKPHEKSMPLAKLAAHVARMPQFFSLILTTPEMDFSKTSMGPYLGTTREELLDTFDVGAATARAELAETADRAMHENWKLCSGTHNLYTGSRYHAARSLFFNHMVHHRAQLGVYLRLNNLPVPGCYGLSADEK, encoded by the coding sequence ATGCCTCTATATGACCTCCTACTTCCCGAGTTCGACGACGAGATCCGCAACACCCGCAAAGTTCTCGAGCGTCTTCCCCTCGAAATGGCAGACTACAAGCCGCACGAGAAGTCCATGCCGCTGGCCAAGCTCGCCGCACACGTTGCGCGGATGCCGCAGTTCTTCTCGCTCATCCTCACCACGCCTGAGATGGATTTCTCCAAGACCAGCATGGGGCCTTACCTGGGGACCACCCGCGAAGAACTGCTCGACACCTTCGACGTCGGTGCAGCTACCGCCCGCGCTGAACTGGCCGAGACGGCCGACCGCGCCATGCACGAGAACTGGAAGCTCTGTTCCGGCACCCACAATCTCTACACCGGCTCCCGCTACCACGCCGCCCGCAGCCTCTTCTTCAATCACATGGTCCACCACCGCGCCCAGCTCGGCGTCTACCTCCGTCTCAACAATCTGCCCGTCCCAGGCTGCTATGGCCTCTCTGCCGACGAGAAGTAA
- a CDS encoding DinB family protein, with amino-acid sequence MTTAAILLQDFDVEMQNTRTTLERIPEDRSDFKPHIKSMPCGRLAAHVSQLPRFGISILTTDELNMANWSFPKLVFESREKLLADFDALAAEARSHLAAAPDDYMQKNWKLAWGDKVIADAPRSLLYRTMFFNHLIHHRAQLGVYLRLNDLPVPPLYGPSADDTLGF; translated from the coding sequence ATGACCACCGCCGCTATCCTGCTGCAGGACTTCGACGTCGAGATGCAGAACACCCGCACCACGCTTGAGCGCATCCCGGAAGATAGATCCGACTTCAAGCCACACATCAAGTCCATGCCATGCGGCCGCCTCGCCGCACACGTCTCCCAGCTTCCGCGCTTCGGCATCAGCATCCTCACCACGGACGAGCTCAACATGGCGAACTGGAGCTTCCCAAAGCTCGTCTTTGAGTCTCGCGAAAAGCTCCTGGCCGACTTCGACGCCCTCGCTGCCGAAGCCCGCAGTCATCTAGCCGCAGCCCCGGACGACTACATGCAGAAGAACTGGAAGCTCGCCTGGGGTGACAAGGTGATCGCCGACGCGCCGCGTTCGCTGCTCTACCGCACCATGTTCTTCAATCACCTCATCCACCACCGCGCCCAGCTAGGCGTTTATCTCCGCCTCAACGATCTGCCGGTTCCACCGCTTTACGGTCCCTCAGCCGACGACACCCTCGGCTTCTAG
- a CDS encoding metal-dependent hydrolase family protein, with amino-acid sequence MKTFRLGLAVLAGVVPLFGQALAPKHAVVLHAARMLDVAAGKTLSPGELLVEGERIVAAGVKVDRPAGVEVIDLGDVTLMPGLIDAHVHLFLHVGAEDSQTLEESVPQRTLIAADAAKTDLMAGFTAERDMGTEGAGCADVAVRNAINTGLILGPRMRVSCNAISLTGGHEDAIGYNPAEKLLSNADYADSAVEVVKVMRDQRKVGADFTKMYETGRDDLVEGVFTAPYQYSLEDLKEAVTEAERVGGKAGTGRGVAVHATGEPGTGYAAAAGVASVDHAYQLSEQTMRLMKEREIYAVPTFAISEYFADHASSERAKSREQWLIGFHASEFKKQLAAGVPIAMGSDVGTFPHGTQAHEIELMVKYGMTPAAALQADMIHGARLLGWAGQIGELKGGYYADVIAVPGDPLKDISAVMKVGFVMKGGVVYRR; translated from the coding sequence ATGAAGACTTTCAGGTTGGGCCTGGCTGTACTTGCAGGAGTCGTGCCGTTGTTTGGGCAGGCTCTCGCTCCGAAGCATGCGGTAGTGCTACACGCGGCGCGAATGCTGGATGTTGCTGCGGGTAAGACCCTGTCGCCGGGTGAGTTGCTGGTTGAGGGTGAGCGGATTGTTGCGGCGGGGGTGAAGGTGGACCGGCCTGCCGGGGTCGAGGTGATTGACCTGGGTGATGTGACCTTGATGCCGGGATTGATCGACGCGCATGTGCATCTGTTTCTGCATGTGGGAGCAGAGGATTCACAGACCCTCGAAGAGAGTGTGCCGCAGCGGACGCTGATCGCTGCGGATGCGGCTAAGACTGATCTGATGGCGGGGTTTACGGCTGAGCGGGATATGGGGACCGAGGGGGCGGGGTGCGCCGATGTCGCGGTGCGGAATGCGATCAACACAGGATTGATCCTTGGGCCGCGGATGCGGGTGAGCTGCAATGCGATCTCGCTGACGGGCGGCCATGAGGACGCTATTGGGTATAACCCAGCGGAGAAGCTGCTTTCGAATGCGGACTATGCGGACTCTGCTGTCGAGGTGGTGAAGGTCATGCGTGACCAGAGAAAGGTTGGAGCAGACTTTACGAAGATGTATGAGACGGGCAGAGATGACCTGGTTGAGGGGGTCTTTACGGCGCCGTACCAATATTCGCTCGAGGACCTGAAGGAGGCGGTGACCGAGGCAGAACGCGTTGGCGGTAAGGCTGGCACGGGTAGAGGCGTGGCGGTGCATGCGACGGGCGAGCCGGGAACGGGATATGCTGCAGCGGCAGGCGTGGCATCTGTGGATCATGCGTACCAGTTGAGCGAGCAGACGATGCGGCTGATGAAGGAGCGGGAGATCTACGCGGTTCCTACGTTTGCGATCTCAGAGTACTTTGCGGATCATGCGTCAAGCGAGCGGGCGAAATCGCGTGAACAGTGGTTGATTGGGTTCCATGCCAGTGAGTTCAAGAAGCAGCTTGCGGCTGGTGTGCCGATAGCGATGGGGAGCGATGTAGGGACTTTCCCGCACGGAACGCAGGCACACGAGATCGAGCTGATGGTGAAGTATGGGATGACGCCGGCTGCTGCGCTGCAGGCTGACATGATCCACGGTGCGCGGCTGCTGGGGTGGGCGGGGCAGATTGGGGAGTTGAAGGGCGGGTATTACGCGGATGTGATCGCGGTACCGGGTGACCCCTTGAAGGATATTTCGGCGGTGATGAAGGTGGGGTTTGTGATGAAGGGCGGGGTGGTGTATCGGCGGTGA